The proteins below are encoded in one region of Sphaerodactylus townsendi isolate TG3544 linkage group LG06, MPM_Stown_v2.3, whole genome shotgun sequence:
- the LOC125435360 gene encoding FYVE, RhoGEF and PH domain-containing protein 6-like encodes MNSAEIKKPPVAPKPKFVVGHKLVPPPVAPKPDVVLGDILQPTKKTKPAIAPKPKVPKCSSFPDVKTAQPSLPKNSKSLETDQDNSSEYLVNLNYKNGAPSGNTAYIISVCSCNFECIHKYGNNTYNNSTIFEQLENLQNIDLGEKPASSLNPKTILDSHNEKFIHKNRVVLKTNFTEEKLKGVLTSSVPPNNGHVRQKPVNKLENNGIKIELTDFVQSSSSLEAITVSSNTHTNINEVIPEISETPLEKVDTDDLCPDIGSKEGDGSPASFGTEGVPSTKALPVPKPRKLRVPCLVRQAGIDLPVEGIKGLETSKCDSAGLSECGFRKTAKINVLVQSVSYNNQEMPVVHKSDITTSVAEKIYLANESSDSKELIPQNILSQVPNEISQPEENVRHSLDCSTVCSVQTVVDDTGILTASDNKTCFIRCNNFSMSLPKQLKLSCNQHLPAFNSLDSSQRKEDKDAHFKNESSLKIIPKKPQRHSLPAAGLLKKAASDECVEKRTCFLNEETLSETVLEGQRVRHLSAKVQSTLLSCGVPKSSLEKPIWKLPHPILPFSGSPEALKNTKSSKSNDLPCVVTKPRAKSLSSVDMDRINKPQRETQKKSSLKKFLNMKLSVCIIKSDFQRFLAKGSQSADNTAVTFSSREGCGKNWNVTCATSGKKTKPSKAHSIEKCSPPSQKGKQISRSRNEMPADQTPLSVDEQPSTLHGHLNSFSHDLTPEYENVSHYEAITDYENLSFALTEKNACFEWQNSSNIEDHDTSIYEVEEVYEATRSYSKFSR; translated from the exons ATGAATTCAGCCG AAATTAAGAAGCCACCTGTGGCCCCGAAACCAAAATTTGTGGTAGGACACAAGCTAGTGCCACCTCCTGTTGCACCTAAGCCAGATGTTGTTCTTGGAGATATATTACAAcccacaaagaaaacaaaaccagcaaTAGCACCAAAGCCAAAGGTTCCCAAGTGCTCATCTTTTCCTGATGTTAAAACAGCACAACCATCTTTACCAAAAAACTCTAAGAGTTTAGAAACAGACCAAGATAACTCTTCTGAATACTTAGTTAATTTGAATTACAAAAATGGAGCACCGAGTGGCAATACTGCTTATATTATATCAGTGTGTTCATGTAATTTTGAGTGCATTCATAAATATGGAAATAATACATATAACAACTCTACCATTTTTGAACAATTGGAAAACCTACAGAATATTGATTTAGGTGAAAAACCAGCATCATCTTTGAATCCTAAAACAATACTTGATAGTCATAATGAAAAATTTATACATAAAAACCGGGTAGTCTTAAAGACTAATTTTACAGAAGAAAAACTCAAAGGTGTTCTAACGAGTAGTGTTCCCCCCAATAATGGCCATGTGAGGCAGAAACCCGTGAATAAACTTGAAAATAATGGCATTAAAATAGAATTGACAGATTTTGTTCAGTCTTCATCTAGTTTGGAAGCAATTACAGTCAGTTCCAATactcatacaaatataaatgagGTTATACCTGAAATATCAGAAACTCCTTTGGAAAAGGTGGATACTGATGATTTGTGTCCAGATATTGGCTCAAAAGAAGGTGATGGATCTCCTGCTTCCTTTGGGACAGAGGGAGTTCCATCAACTAAAGCTCTCCCAGTTCCAAAACCAAGAAAGCTACGTGTTCCTTGTCTTGTTCGACAAGCTGGTATAGATCTTCCAGTTGAGGGAATAAAAGGACTAGAGACATCCAAGTGTGATTCTGCTGGGCTTTCTGAGTGTGGATTCAGAAAAACAGCCAAAATTAATGTCCTTGTTCAAAGTGTTTCTTACAACAACCAGGAAATGCCTGTGGTTCATAAATCTGATATTACTACTTCTGTTGCTGAGAAAATTTATCTAGCTAATGAATCTTCTGATTCTAAAGAACTGATTCCACAAAACATCTTGTCTCAGGTTCCAAATGAAATCTCTCAGCCGGAAGAAAATGTCAGACATTCTTTAGACTGTAGCACTGTGTGTTCTGTCCAAACTGTAGTGGATGATACTGGTATATTGACTGCTAGTGATAACAAGACTTGCTTTATAAGGTGTAACAATTTTTCTATGAGCTTGCCTAAGCAATTAAAACTGTCATGCAATCAGCATTTGCCTGCCTTTAATAGCCTTGATTCTTCACAAAGGAAAGAAGATAaagatgcacattttaaaaatgagagtTCGCTAAAAATTATTCCTAAAAAGCCTCAAAGGCATAGCCTTCCTGCAGCTGGCCTGTTGAAAAAGGCTGCCTCCGATGAATGTGTAGAGAAAAGGACTTGCTTTCTTAATGAAGAAACTTTGTCAGAGACAGTTTTGGAGGGACAACGAGTAAGACATTTATCTGCCAAAGTACAAAGTACATTGCTATCTTGTGGTGTTCCAAAATCATCTCTGGAAAAGCCTATCTGGAAATTACCTCATCCTATCCTTCCATTTTCAGGCAGTCCAGAAGCCTTAAAAAACACCAAGAGCTCAAAAAGCAATGATCTTCCATGTGTTGTGACAAAACCTCGAGCCAAATCTTTGTCCTCTGTAGATATGGACAGAATAAACAAGCCCCAAAGAGAGACTCAGAAGAAAAGTTCATTAAAGAAATTCCTAAACATGAAATTATCTGTTTGTATAATAAAAAGTGACTTTCAGAGGTTTTTGGCCAAAGGCAGCCAATCTGCAGATAATACTGCTGTTACTTTTTCTAGCAGGGAAGGATGTGGCAAAAACTGGAATGTAACTTGTGCAACCAGTGGAAAAAAAACTAAACCCTCAAAGGCACATTCTATAGAAAAATGCAGCCCACCCTCACAAAAGGGTAAGCAAATATCAAGGAGTCGAAACGAAATGCCAGCTGATCAGACACCACTATCTGTAGATGAACAACCTTCCACATTGCATGGGCACTTGAATTCTTTTTCACATGACCTCACACCAGAATACGAAAATGTGAGCCATTATGAGGCAATCACAGACTATGAAAACTTGTCTTTTGCATTAACTgagaaaaatgcatgttttgaGTGGCAGAATTCTAGTAATATTGAAGACCACGACACCAGCATATATGAGGTGGAAGAAGTATATGAAGCCACAAGGAGCTACTCCAAGTTTAGCAGGTAA